A genomic region of Xanthomonas campestris pv. phormiicola contains the following coding sequences:
- a CDS encoding thioredoxin family protein gives MSRTLRLSLMTSASLAAMLALGGCDKPPAPAKPQTAAPAKAADSAGIAWREGDVDDAFAEAREHNKPVLLYWGAAWCPPCNRLKATLFKDPAFIARTRAFVAVHLDGDSEGAQAWGERFGIKGYPTIIVLRPDRSEITRLAGDSDTGRLAEALRVAATRTTTSAQLLQKALQAPATLSADDWTLLGEYGWAVDASQLVKPEQAAGVLAQLAAAAPQPALQRRFALLALAARDPDKAGATDAKRRATDRRLLQAVLADPAEVRANRSTLTYSARELVQAAAADAGERTTLSTALTGALDRVYADSSLPISDRLDTAYADIQLARLAQGQPADAGDGPHPPLPAAVVAKVQQRVQWAEQAARTDYERQSTISNAAGLLDDAGDSAGAEQLLLAELGRSKTPYYYMPELAGLAEARGDRQTALYWLKKAYESAEGPATRVQWGVLYVDGLIRLQPDNAAAIEAAAGQVIGELAGQPGGYHQRTRQRFDTLAKALQGWSKGHGGSAVLARLQHKMQQSCGSQDRDGCQHWLS, from the coding sequence ATGAGCCGTACGCTCCGCCTTTCCTTGATGACCTCCGCCAGCCTCGCCGCCATGCTGGCGCTGGGCGGCTGCGACAAGCCGCCCGCTCCCGCCAAGCCGCAGACCGCCGCGCCGGCCAAGGCGGCGGACAGCGCCGGCATCGCCTGGCGCGAGGGCGACGTCGACGACGCCTTCGCCGAGGCGCGCGAGCACAACAAGCCGGTGCTGCTGTACTGGGGCGCGGCCTGGTGCCCGCCGTGCAACCGGCTCAAGGCCACGTTGTTCAAGGACCCGGCCTTCATCGCCCGCACCCGCGCCTTCGTCGCGGTGCATCTGGACGGCGATTCGGAAGGCGCGCAGGCCTGGGGCGAACGCTTCGGCATCAAGGGCTACCCGACCATCATCGTGCTGCGCCCGGATCGCAGCGAAATCACCCGCCTGGCGGGCGACAGCGACACCGGGCGCCTGGCCGAGGCCTTGCGCGTGGCCGCGACCCGCACCACCACCTCGGCGCAGTTGCTGCAGAAGGCGCTGCAGGCGCCGGCCACGCTCAGCGCCGACGATTGGACCCTGCTCGGCGAATACGGCTGGGCGGTGGACGCCAGCCAGCTGGTCAAGCCGGAGCAGGCCGCCGGCGTGCTCGCGCAGCTGGCCGCCGCCGCGCCGCAGCCGGCGCTGCAGCGCCGCTTCGCGCTGCTGGCGCTGGCCGCGCGGGATCCGGACAAGGCCGGCGCCACCGACGCCAAGCGCCGCGCCACCGATCGCCGCCTGCTGCAGGCGGTACTCGCCGATCCGGCCGAGGTGCGCGCCAACCGCAGCACCTTGACCTATTCGGCGCGCGAACTGGTGCAGGCCGCGGCCGCCGATGCCGGCGAGCGGACCACGCTGTCCACCGCGCTGACCGGCGCGCTGGACCGGGTCTACGCCGACAGCAGCCTGCCGATCAGCGACCGCCTGGACACCGCGTACGCCGACATCCAGCTGGCGCGGCTGGCGCAGGGCCAGCCGGCCGATGCCGGCGATGGGCCGCATCCGCCGCTGCCGGCCGCGGTGGTCGCCAAGGTGCAGCAGCGCGTGCAGTGGGCCGAGCAGGCCGCCAGGACCGACTACGAACGCCAGTCCACGATCAGCAATGCCGCCGGCCTGCTCGACGACGCCGGCGACAGCGCCGGCGCCGAACAGCTGCTGCTGGCGGAGCTGGGGCGCAGCAAGACGCCGTACTACTACATGCCGGAACTGGCCGGCCTGGCCGAGGCGCGCGGCGACAGGCAGACCGCGCTGTACTGGCTGAAGAAGGCCTACGAGAGCGCCGAAGGCCCCGCCACCCGGGTGCAGTGGGGCGTGCTCTACGTCGATGGGCTGATCCGGCTGCAGCCGGACAATGCGGCCGCGATCGAGGCCGCCGCCGGCCAGGTCATCGGCGAACTGGCCGGGCAGCCCGGCGGCTACCACCAGCGCACCAGGCAGCGCTTCGACACCCTGGCCAAGGCCCTGCAAGGCTGGAGCAAGGGCCATGGCGGCAGCGCCGTGCTCGCACGCCTGCAGCACAAGATGCAGCAAAGCTGCGGCAGCCAGGACCGCGACGGCTGCCAGCACTGGCTGAGCTGA
- the cyoE gene encoding heme o synthase, with product MSAKGLHWRDYWDLTKPKVVALIVFTALVGMCLAIPGVPTWAQVRTGLIGFFGIWLAASAAAAINQLLDARIDAQMARTSWRPLVVGKVLPWQVLLFATALTALSMAILVLWVNTITAVLTFASLIGYAVIYTVFLKRTTPQNIVIGGLAGAAPPLLGWAAITGMQGQWDWAYASLLVLIIFVWTPPHFWALAIFRRADYAKASIPMLPVTHGVAHTRKQILVYTLLLVVATLLPAAVGMSGVFYLGGTLVLDAVFVWYAWRMLDPPDEMFSMRMFGYSIVYLMALFAFLLVDHWLLPALPMPIGA from the coding sequence ATGAGCGCCAAGGGCCTCCACTGGCGCGACTACTGGGACCTGACCAAGCCCAAGGTGGTGGCGCTGATCGTGTTCACCGCGCTGGTCGGGATGTGCCTGGCGATTCCGGGCGTGCCGACCTGGGCGCAGGTGCGCACCGGTTTGATCGGCTTCTTCGGCATCTGGCTGGCGGCATCGGCCGCGGCGGCGATCAACCAGTTGCTGGACGCGCGCATCGACGCGCAGATGGCGCGCACCTCGTGGCGGCCGCTGGTGGTGGGCAAGGTGCTGCCGTGGCAGGTGCTGCTGTTCGCCACCGCGCTGACCGCGCTGTCGATGGCGATCCTGGTGCTCTGGGTCAACACCATCACCGCGGTGCTGACCTTCGCCTCGCTGATCGGCTATGCGGTGATCTACACCGTGTTCCTGAAGCGCACCACGCCGCAGAACATCGTCATCGGCGGCCTGGCCGGCGCGGCGCCGCCGCTGCTGGGCTGGGCCGCGATCACCGGCATGCAGGGCCAGTGGGACTGGGCCTACGCCTCGCTGCTGGTGCTGATCATCTTCGTGTGGACGCCGCCGCACTTCTGGGCGCTGGCGATCTTCCGCCGCGCCGACTACGCCAAGGCCTCGATCCCGATGCTGCCGGTCACCCACGGCGTGGCGCATACGCGCAAGCAGATCCTGGTGTACACGCTGCTGCTGGTGGTGGCGACGCTGCTGCCGGCGGCGGTAGGCATGAGCGGTGTGTTCTACCTCGGCGGCACACTGGTGCTCGACGCGGTGTTCGTCTGGTACGCCTGGCGCATGCTCGATCCGCCGGACGAGATGTTCTCGATGCGCATGTTCGGCTATTCGATCGTGTACCTGATGGCGCTGTTCGCGTTCCTGCTGGTGGATCACTGGTTGCTGCCGGCACTGCCGATGCCGATCGGCGCGTGA
- a CDS encoding GatB/YqeY domain-containing protein, which yields MTTLKQQLTDDMKAAMKARDTHSLGVIRLINAAIKQKEVDERKDVDDAAVLALMDKMVKQRKDSVSQYAAAGREDLASIEREEIVVIERYLPAKLGEAEIVAAIQAAIAQTGASSAADMGKLMAVLKPALAGKADMSLVSVLVKQQLAG from the coding sequence ATGACGACCCTCAAGCAGCAGCTCACCGACGACATGAAGGCCGCGATGAAGGCCCGCGACACGCACAGCCTGGGCGTGATCCGGCTGATCAACGCCGCGATCAAGCAGAAGGAAGTGGACGAGCGCAAGGACGTGGACGACGCCGCGGTGCTGGCGCTGATGGACAAGATGGTCAAGCAGCGCAAGGACTCGGTGAGCCAGTACGCCGCGGCCGGGCGCGAGGACCTGGCGTCGATCGAGCGCGAGGAGATCGTGGTGATCGAGCGCTACCTGCCGGCCAAGCTCGGCGAGGCGGAGATCGTCGCCGCGATCCAGGCCGCGATCGCGCAGACCGGCGCCAGCAGCGCGGCCGACATGGGCAAGCTGATGGCCGTGCTGAAGCCGGCGCTGGCCGGCAAGGCCGACATGAGCCTGGTCTCAGTGCTGGTCAAGCAGCAACTGGCCGGCTGA
- the dnaG gene encoding DNA primase — MARIPDAFIDDLLARTDIVEVVGTRVPLKRQGKEYAARCPFHDERSASFTVSPTKQFYHCFGCGAHGTAISFLMNYDRLEFLDAVDELAKRAGMEVPRDAQQRGAAQAAGDDHRDLYSALDAATRFFQRQLESSDKARSYLDGRGVDADNRARFQIGYAPDGYSALKDALGTDERRHKLLERAGLFSKNERGHVYDKFRDRVMFPIFDRRGRVIAFGGRVMDKDDGPKYLNSPETALFHKGRELYGLWQVRQANQKIERLIVVEGYMDVVSLFQFGVTQAVATLGTATTSDHAELLFRNAPDVFFCFDGDAAGRRAGWKALESVLPRMKDGRQAFFLFLPDGEDPDSIVRKEGADGFAARLQQATPLSQFFFDELSREVNLATLDGRARLAERARPMLAQIPDGAFGDLMRQRLAEITGIGGPAPAAAQLAKPPPRAAARPTQKRSLVREAIVRLLHTPSLALELPPPYPFAGLRLPGIELMIELLEIVHTRPDISTGALLEHFHEREELPALQKLAVQDIPGETASWRQELHDVVVQLERQTLQQRLEELQAKQRAQGLDETDKYELRELLRLRPGAR, encoded by the coding sequence ATGGCCCGCATCCCCGACGCGTTCATCGACGACCTGCTCGCCCGCACCGACATCGTCGAGGTGGTCGGCACGCGCGTGCCGCTGAAGCGCCAGGGCAAGGAATACGCCGCGCGCTGCCCGTTCCACGACGAGCGCTCGGCCTCGTTCACGGTCTCGCCGACCAAGCAGTTCTACCACTGCTTCGGCTGCGGCGCGCACGGCACCGCGATCAGCTTCCTGATGAACTACGACCGCCTGGAGTTCCTCGACGCGGTCGACGAACTGGCCAAGCGCGCCGGCATGGAAGTGCCGCGCGACGCGCAGCAGCGCGGCGCCGCGCAGGCCGCCGGCGACGACCATCGCGACCTGTACTCGGCACTCGACGCGGCGACCAGGTTCTTCCAGCGCCAGCTCGAGTCCAGCGACAAGGCGCGCAGCTACCTCGACGGCCGCGGCGTGGACGCCGACAACCGCGCGCGCTTCCAGATCGGCTATGCGCCGGACGGCTACAGCGCGCTGAAGGACGCGCTGGGCACCGACGAGCGCCGCCACAAGCTGCTCGAGCGCGCCGGGCTGTTCTCCAAGAACGAGCGCGGCCACGTCTACGACAAGTTCCGCGACCGGGTCATGTTCCCGATCTTCGACCGCCGCGGCCGGGTCATCGCCTTCGGCGGCCGGGTCATGGACAAGGACGACGGCCCCAAGTACCTGAACTCGCCGGAGACCGCGCTGTTCCACAAGGGCCGCGAGCTGTACGGCCTGTGGCAGGTGCGCCAGGCCAACCAGAAGATCGAGCGGCTGATCGTGGTCGAGGGCTACATGGACGTGGTCTCGCTGTTCCAGTTCGGCGTCACCCAGGCGGTGGCGACGCTGGGCACCGCGACCACCTCCGACCACGCCGAGCTGCTGTTCCGCAACGCGCCGGACGTGTTCTTCTGCTTCGACGGCGACGCCGCCGGCCGCCGCGCCGGCTGGAAGGCGCTGGAGTCGGTGCTGCCGCGGATGAAGGATGGGCGCCAGGCGTTCTTCCTGTTCCTGCCCGACGGCGAGGACCCGGACAGCATCGTGCGCAAGGAAGGCGCCGACGGCTTCGCCGCGCGCCTGCAGCAGGCCACGCCGCTGTCGCAGTTCTTCTTCGACGAACTGTCGCGCGAGGTCAACCTGGCCACGCTCGACGGCAGGGCGCGGCTGGCCGAGCGCGCGCGGCCGATGCTGGCGCAGATTCCCGATGGCGCGTTCGGCGACCTGATGCGCCAGCGCCTGGCCGAGATCACCGGCATCGGCGGCCCCGCGCCCGCCGCCGCGCAACTGGCCAAGCCGCCGCCGCGCGCAGCGGCACGGCCGACGCAAAAACGCAGCCTGGTACGCGAGGCGATCGTGCGCCTGCTGCACACGCCCTCGCTGGCGCTGGAGCTGCCCCCGCCCTACCCGTTCGCCGGCCTGCGCCTGCCCGGCATCGAGCTGATGATCGAGCTGCTGGAGATCGTGCACACCCGCCCGGACATCTCCACCGGCGCGCTGCTCGAACACTTCCACGAACGCGAGGAACTGCCCGCGCTGCAGAAGCTGGCGGTGCAGGACATCCCCGGCGAGACCGCCAGCTGGCGCCAGGAACTGCACGACGTGGTGGTGCAGCTGGAGCGGCAGACCCTGCAGCAACGGCTGGAGGAACTGCAGGCCAAGCAGCGCGCGCAGGGCCTGGACGAAACCGACAAGTACGAACTGCGCGAGCTGCTGCGGCTGCGCCCCGGTGCGCGCTGA
- a CDS encoding COX15/CtaA family protein — protein MNLFAPPALFRHFHRMAWLAALFTASTIMFGSFVRLSDAGMSCPDWPTCYGRVTWPQSSDEANAHAASKIRPLETHKAWREQVHRFLAGALGVEVLVLSLLAARRRRLGIAQIVGAALLVALSIPLYMSGWPSLAMALAAAGEAILLLAALRWSNADLARAAVLTLAVVIFQALLGMWTVTLLLKPIVVMGHLLGGLLMFSLLVWMAWRATHLPITLADASRLKWLLRIGVALLALQIALGGWVSANYAALACGGGSWSADNFPRCVSQWWPPHDFREGFTLWRGIGVDYEGGVLDGAARIAIQMAHRMMALLVAAYLLWLGWRLSRSPGMRGWAAALALLLVAQVSLGILNVKLALPLPVAVLHNAGAVALLFVLVSLLARLRAPQ, from the coding sequence ATGAACCTGTTCGCGCCACCGGCGCTGTTTCGGCACTTCCACCGCATGGCCTGGCTGGCGGCGCTGTTCACCGCCAGCACGATCATGTTCGGTTCGTTCGTGCGCCTGTCCGATGCGGGCATGAGCTGCCCGGACTGGCCGACCTGCTATGGCCGGGTGACCTGGCCGCAGAGCAGCGACGAGGCCAACGCGCACGCGGCCAGCAAGATCCGCCCGCTGGAGACGCACAAGGCCTGGCGCGAGCAGGTGCACCGTTTCCTGGCCGGGGCGCTGGGCGTGGAAGTGCTGGTGCTGTCGCTGTTGGCCGCACGACGGCGGCGCCTGGGCATCGCCCAGATCGTCGGCGCCGCGCTGCTGGTGGCGCTGTCGATCCCGCTGTACATGTCCGGCTGGCCGTCGCTGGCGATGGCGCTGGCCGCTGCCGGCGAAGCGATCCTGCTGCTGGCGGCGCTGCGCTGGTCCAATGCCGACCTGGCGCGCGCGGCGGTGCTGACCCTGGCGGTGGTGATCTTCCAGGCGCTGCTGGGCATGTGGACGGTGACCCTGCTGCTCAAGCCGATCGTGGTGATGGGGCATCTGCTCGGCGGCCTGCTGATGTTCTCGCTGCTGGTGTGGATGGCCTGGCGCGCCACCCACCTGCCGATCACCCTGGCCGATGCGTCGCGGCTGAAGTGGCTGCTGCGCATCGGCGTGGCGCTGCTGGCGCTGCAGATCGCGCTCGGCGGCTGGGTCAGCGCCAACTATGCGGCGCTGGCCTGCGGCGGCGGCAGCTGGTCGGCCGACAACTTCCCGCGCTGCGTCAGCCAGTGGTGGCCGCCGCACGATTTCCGCGAAGGCTTCACCCTGTGGCGCGGCATCGGCGTGGACTACGAAGGCGGCGTGCTCGACGGCGCGGCGCGCATCGCGATCCAGATGGCGCACCGGATGATGGCGCTGCTGGTGGCGGCCTACCTGCTGTGGCTGGGCTGGCGGCTGAGCCGCTCGCCGGGCATGCGCGGCTGGGCCGCGGCGCTGGCGCTGTTGCTGGTGGCGCAGGTCAGCCTGGGCATCCTCAACGTCAAGCTGGCGCTGCCGCTGCCGGTGGCGGTGCTGCACAACGCCGGCGCGGTGGCGCTGCTGTTCGTGCTGGTGTCGCTGCTGGCGCGGCTGCGGGCGCCGCAATGA
- a CDS encoding bile acid:sodium symporter: MSLLKKLRIEPFTLALLGTVLLASLLPVQGQAAAIMDDVTDIAIAALFFLHGARLSREAIVAGALHWRLHLTILAATFVLFPLLGLLLKPLSHWLLTPELYIGVLFLCALPSTVQSSIAFTSMAGGNVPAAVCSASLSSLLGVFLTPLLMGLLAGAQSAMANPLEAMGKIMLQLLVPFVAGHLLRPWVGAWVERRRAVLRYTDQGVILLVVYTAFSAAVIEGLWRKTPLPALLGVAAVAALLLALAMGLITFAARRLGFGRHDEIPIVFCGSKKSLATGVPMAKVLFASGSLGAIVLPVMIYHQIQLIVCAFVAQRYARDAKTAKHD; the protein is encoded by the coding sequence ATGAGCCTGCTGAAGAAACTCCGCATCGAACCCTTCACCCTGGCCCTGCTCGGCACCGTGCTGCTGGCCTCGCTGCTGCCGGTGCAGGGCCAGGCGGCGGCGATCATGGACGACGTCACCGACATCGCCATCGCCGCGCTGTTCTTCCTGCACGGCGCGCGCCTGTCGCGCGAGGCGATCGTCGCCGGCGCGCTGCACTGGCGCCTGCACCTGACCATCCTCGCCGCCACCTTCGTGCTGTTCCCGCTGCTGGGGCTGCTGCTCAAGCCCCTGTCGCACTGGCTGCTGACCCCGGAGCTGTACATCGGCGTGCTGTTCCTGTGCGCGCTGCCGTCCACGGTGCAGTCGTCGATCGCGTTCACCTCGATGGCCGGCGGCAACGTGCCGGCGGCGGTGTGCAGCGCCTCGCTGTCGAGCCTGCTCGGGGTGTTCCTGACGCCGCTGCTGATGGGCCTGCTGGCCGGCGCGCAGAGCGCGATGGCCAACCCGCTCGAGGCGATGGGCAAGATCATGCTGCAGCTGCTGGTGCCGTTCGTCGCCGGCCACCTGCTGCGGCCCTGGGTCGGCGCCTGGGTCGAGCGGCGCCGCGCGGTGCTGCGCTACACCGACCAGGGCGTGATCCTGCTGGTGGTGTACACCGCCTTCAGCGCCGCGGTGATCGAGGGCCTGTGGCGCAAGACGCCGCTGCCGGCGCTGCTCGGCGTGGCGGCGGTGGCCGCGCTGCTGCTGGCGCTGGCGATGGGGCTGATCACCTTCGCCGCGCGGCGGCTGGGCTTCGGCCGCCATGACGAGATCCCGATCGTGTTCTGCGGCTCCAAGAAGAGCCTGGCCACCGGCGTGCCGATGGCCAAGGTGCTGTTCGCCAGCGGCAGCCTGGGCGCGATCGTGCTGCCGGTGATGATCTATCACCAGATCCAGCTGATCGTCTGCGCCTTCGTCGCGCAGCGCTATGCGCGCGATGCGAAGACCGCGAAACACGACTAG
- a CDS encoding YihY/virulence factor BrkB family protein yields the protein MSLSLSPTRLQKHLERLQQSLPAALLRRFVEIDVMTQAASLSFYALLSLAPLLVLLLWLTASLYPQAQQAFIEQIGQLAGHGAREVAQTIIDNAKNQPNVGSLAGLWSTLLLFVGATAVFAQLQNALNLIFRTDKQRLEGIVAWLKKRVFSFGVVFALGFLLLISMILTTVLQVAFARLPSLLPAVGYASTLAIYILAFAVLYHYLPDRRVEWRQAVIGGAITACLFVAGRYAIGLYIATAAPGSAYGSMGALVILLVWIYYATVVFFVGALITAVIDERLRSRRKLAAAGIDASAIAAVPPQV from the coding sequence ATGTCCCTGTCGCTGTCGCCCACCCGCCTGCAAAAACACCTCGAACGCCTGCAGCAGAGCCTGCCGGCGGCATTGCTGCGGCGTTTCGTCGAGATCGACGTGATGACCCAGGCCGCTTCGCTGTCGTTCTACGCGCTGCTGTCGCTGGCGCCGCTGCTGGTGTTGCTGCTGTGGCTGACCGCCTCGCTGTACCCGCAGGCGCAGCAGGCCTTCATCGAGCAGATCGGGCAGTTGGCCGGACACGGCGCGCGCGAAGTGGCGCAGACCATCATCGACAACGCCAAGAACCAGCCCAACGTCGGCTCGCTGGCCGGGCTGTGGAGCACGCTGCTGCTGTTCGTCGGCGCCACCGCGGTGTTCGCGCAGCTGCAGAACGCGCTGAACCTGATCTTCCGCACCGACAAGCAGCGCCTGGAAGGCATCGTGGCGTGGCTGAAGAAGCGCGTGTTCTCGTTCGGCGTGGTGTTCGCGCTGGGCTTCCTGCTGCTGATCTCGATGATCCTGACCACGGTGCTGCAGGTCGCCTTCGCGCGCCTGCCGTCGCTGCTGCCGGCGGTGGGCTACGCCTCCACGCTGGCGATCTACATCCTGGCCTTCGCCGTGCTCTACCACTACCTGCCGGACCGGCGCGTGGAATGGCGGCAAGCGGTGATCGGCGGCGCGATCACCGCCTGCCTGTTCGTGGCCGGGCGCTATGCGATCGGCCTGTACATCGCCACCGCCGCGCCGGGCAGCGCCTACGGCTCGATGGGCGCGCTGGTGATCCTGCTGGTATGGATCTACTACGCCACCGTGGTGTTCTTCGTCGGCGCGCTGATCACCGCGGTGATCGACGAACGCCTGCGCTCGCGGCGCAAGCTCGCTGCGGCCGGGATCGACGCCAGCGCGATCGCCGCGGTTCCGCCGCAGGTCTAA
- a CDS encoding cytochrome c oxidase subunit 3: MAQPSTDATAYYVPSQSRWPFIGSIAMFVTMIGVASWLNDADWGKWTFFIGIAMLVATLFMWFGDVIRESIAGHYNRQVDVSFRMGMVWFIFSEVMFFGAFFGALFYTRTFILPWLGGAGDGVMTNALLWDGYSAAWPTNGPGAIGGQFQTIPAWGLPLINTLILLSSGVTLTIAHHALKAGQRTRLLVFQGLTVLLGCTFLYFQAEEYIHAYKELNLTLGSGIYGSTFFMLTGFHGAHVLLGTIMLLVMWLRSARGHFSRDNHFAFEAAAWYWHFVDVVWLALFLFVYVL, translated from the coding sequence ATGGCCCAGCCCAGCACCGACGCCACTGCCTATTACGTGCCCAGCCAGAGTCGCTGGCCGTTCATCGGCTCGATCGCGATGTTCGTGACCATGATCGGCGTGGCCAGTTGGCTCAACGACGCGGACTGGGGCAAGTGGACCTTCTTCATCGGCATCGCGATGCTGGTGGCGACCTTGTTCATGTGGTTCGGCGACGTGATCCGCGAGTCGATCGCCGGGCACTACAACCGCCAGGTCGATGTGTCGTTCCGCATGGGCATGGTCTGGTTCATCTTTTCCGAAGTGATGTTCTTCGGCGCGTTCTTCGGCGCGCTGTTCTACACCCGCACCTTCATCCTGCCGTGGCTGGGCGGCGCCGGCGACGGGGTGATGACCAACGCGCTGCTGTGGGACGGCTATTCGGCGGCCTGGCCGACCAACGGCCCGGGCGCGATCGGCGGCCAGTTCCAGACCATTCCGGCGTGGGGCCTGCCGCTGATCAATACGCTGATCCTGCTCAGCTCCGGCGTGACCCTGACCATCGCCCACCACGCGCTGAAGGCCGGGCAGCGCACGCGGCTGCTGGTGTTCCAGGGGCTGACCGTGCTGCTGGGCTGCACCTTCCTGTACTTCCAGGCCGAGGAATACATCCACGCCTACAAGGAACTCAACCTGACCCTGGGCTCGGGCATCTACGGCTCGACCTTCTTCATGCTCACCGGCTTCCACGGCGCGCACGTGCTGCTGGGCACGATCATGCTGCTGGTGATGTGGCTGCGCTCGGCGCGCGGGCATTTCAGCCGCGACAACCACTTCGCCTTCGAAGCGGCGGCGTGGTACTGGCATTTCGTCGATGTGGTGTGGCTGGCGCTGTTCCTGTTCGTCTATGTACTTTGA
- the rpsU gene encoding 30S ribosomal protein S21, producing the protein MPSVKVRENEPFEFALRRFKRTCEKAGVLAETRKREFYEKPTQERKRKAAAAVKRQLRRTSRDVTKRQRLY; encoded by the coding sequence ATGCCCAGCGTCAAAGTCCGCGAGAACGAGCCCTTCGAGTTTGCGCTCCGCCGCTTCAAGCGCACCTGCGAAAAGGCCGGCGTGCTGGCCGAAACCCGCAAGCGCGAGTTCTACGAAAAGCCGACCCAGGAACGCAAGCGCAAGGCCGCAGCTGCGGTGAAGCGCCAGCTGCGCCGTACGTCTCGCGACGTCACCAAGCGCCAGCGTCTGTACTGA
- a CDS encoding twin transmembrane helix small protein yields MNDSLKTLLIVAFLLLILWNLGAGLYYLLVDRGQSKRTVNALTWRIGLSVCLILLVILGIYTGVIKPHGLGR; encoded by the coding sequence ATGAACGACTCGCTGAAAACCCTGCTGATCGTCGCGTTCCTGCTGCTCATTCTGTGGAACCTCGGCGCCGGCCTGTACTACCTGTTGGTGGACCGCGGCCAGAGCAAGCGCACGGTGAACGCACTGACCTGGCGCATCGGCCTATCGGTGTGCCTGATCCTGCTGGTGATCCTGGGCATCTACACAGGCGTGATCAAGCCGCACGGACTCGGCCGCTGA
- a CDS encoding SURF1 family protein codes for MTLAASSRVAARARMPLWLGWSIALAVALGFCALGRWQLLRMHEKQALLAQAAHIRDRPQALADALRAARPTQLAWVHGAGRFLPGQILLDNQLREGRSGVKVYQPFLADGASAPLLVELGWLPLPADRALPRPVPVQGRHTLVGLLGPVPSHGLTLGPALVAAPAPQLWLAMRIEPAAIGQALGRRDILSQVLRLDPALPLGYPRDLDMLPNTLPPERHLGYAVQWFGLALAVLITAGLLSWRARKGRGGR; via the coding sequence ATGACCCTCGCCGCGTCCTCGCGCGTCGCCGCGCGCGCGCGCATGCCGCTGTGGCTGGGCTGGAGCATCGCCTTGGCGGTGGCGCTGGGATTCTGCGCGCTGGGCCGCTGGCAATTGCTGCGCATGCACGAGAAACAGGCGCTGCTCGCGCAGGCCGCGCACATCCGCGATCGTCCGCAGGCCTTGGCCGACGCGCTGCGCGCGGCGCGGCCGACGCAGCTGGCCTGGGTGCACGGCGCTGGCCGTTTCCTGCCCGGGCAGATCCTGCTCGACAATCAACTGCGCGAGGGCCGCAGCGGGGTCAAGGTCTACCAGCCGTTCCTGGCCGATGGCGCCTCCGCGCCGCTGCTGGTCGAACTGGGCTGGTTGCCGCTGCCGGCCGATCGCGCGCTGCCCAGGCCGGTGCCGGTGCAGGGGCGGCACACGCTGGTCGGCCTGCTCGGGCCGGTGCCGTCGCACGGGCTGACCCTGGGGCCGGCGCTGGTCGCCGCGCCGGCGCCGCAGCTGTGGCTGGCGATGCGCATCGAGCCGGCAGCGATCGGCCAGGCGCTCGGCCGCCGCGACATTTTGTCGCAGGTGCTGCGCCTGGATCCGGCCCTGCCGCTGGGCTATCCGCGCGACCTGGACATGCTGCCGAACACGCTGCCGCCCGAGCGCCACTTGGGTTACGCGGTGCAATGGTTCGGCCTGGCGCTGGCCGTGCTGATCACCGCGGGCCTGCTCAGCTGGCGCGCGCGCAAGGGGCGAGGCGGGCGCTGA